One genomic segment of Nonomuraea coxensis DSM 45129 includes these proteins:
- a CDS encoding serine/threonine-protein kinase, translating to MSIEPVAGRYELTEKISTGGMGTVWRGYDAVLDREVAVKVIRTDVVTSIRDAKELADRFRREARITARIRHHGVPQVYDAVLEEPYEQLYLVMEYIHGTSLRSYVSPGALLPIPWAAAMAAQIATVLSHAHAIPVVHRDLKPDNVLVSADGTVKVLDFGIAAILRPDVPQLTRLGIPMGTYQYMSPEQTRARQVTPQSDLYALGCLLHELLTGQPVFDGPTEDDFVEQHRHSRPTLVRVLRPEVPEDLEKLVLELLAKKPEQRPSDAYAAYVSLLPFLPPPGSPAPQSGPQFAGCPDPTQMYRRPNAPRPPEAAPSVPEPAPAPSPGGVVDTNFKDAVAAANSKVTELLDDERYVQAADALQDVIDSGSAALGARHPRVLALRKKRAAILFVGGDYRRSLPEFDDLNRAYEATEGPTGNNVIDCRRHAADCRAELGHVTSALREYHEVLSLVRAKESDISQTAIEVRRSIGTLLASEGDVTAAHEILTPLFDDLRILYGPDHEETREVAEMLGYLADG from the coding sequence GACGCCGTGCTCGACCGCGAGGTCGCGGTGAAGGTAATCCGGACAGACGTGGTCACGTCCATACGAGATGCCAAGGAGCTCGCCGACCGTTTCCGGCGTGAGGCCCGTATCACCGCGCGCATTCGTCACCATGGCGTGCCCCAGGTCTACGACGCTGTTCTCGAAGAGCCCTATGAGCAGCTCTACCTGGTCATGGAGTACATCCACGGCACCAGCCTGCGCTCCTACGTCAGTCCGGGTGCTCTCCTGCCGATCCCCTGGGCGGCGGCGATGGCCGCACAGATCGCCACTGTCCTCTCCCACGCCCACGCCATTCCCGTCGTCCACCGTGACCTCAAGCCCGACAATGTGCTGGTCAGCGCGGACGGCACGGTCAAGGTGCTCGACTTCGGCATCGCCGCGATCCTCCGCCCTGATGTGCCGCAGCTGACCAGGCTCGGCATCCCGATGGGGACCTACCAGTACATGTCGCCCGAGCAGACCCGGGCCCGTCAGGTCACCCCACAGAGCGATCTCTACGCCCTTGGCTGTCTCCTCCACGAGCTGCTCACCGGCCAGCCAGTCTTCGACGGCCCCACCGAGGACGACTTCGTTGAGCAGCATCGCCATTCCCGACCGACGCTGGTTCGCGTGCTACGCCCCGAAGTGCCCGAGGACCTGGAGAAGCTTGTCCTCGAACTGCTGGCCAAGAAGCCCGAGCAGCGCCCATCGGATGCGTACGCGGCCTACGTCAGCCTTCTGCCGTTCTTACCTCCGCCGGGATCACCCGCGCCGCAGAGCGGCCCTCAGTTCGCCGGATGTCCGGATCCCACCCAGATGTATCGCCGCCCGAACGCCCCACGCCCGCCCGAGGCCGCCCCCAGCGTCCCCGAGCCAGCACCTGCTCCTTCTCCAGGTGGAGTGGTCGACACCAACTTCAAGGATGCCGTCGCCGCCGCCAACAGTAAGGTCACCGAGCTCCTTGACGACGAGCGCTACGTTCAGGCAGCAGACGCCCTCCAGGACGTGATCGACTCAGGTTCAGCCGCCCTTGGGGCCCGCCATCCACGAGTCCTCGCCCTGCGCAAGAAGAGGGCCGCGATTCTGTTCGTCGGCGGCGATTATCGCCGATCGCTACCGGAGTTCGACGACCTCAATCGGGCCTATGAGGCCACCGAAGGACCGACTGGCAACAACGTCATCGACTGCCGCCGCCACGCGGCAGACTGCCGCGCGGAACTCGGCCACGTCACTAGTGCGCTCCGGGAGTACCACGAAGTTCTGAGTTTGGTCCGCGCGAAGGAGAGCGACATCTCCCAAACCGCCATCGAGGTCCGGCGCAGCATCGGGACGCTCCTCGCCAGCGAGGGCGATGTCACGGCGGCACACGAGATACTAACCCCGCTGTTCGACGACCTCCGCATCCTCTACGGACCAGACCACGAAGAGACACGAGAAGTAGCAGAGATGCTTGGATATCTTGCGGACGGGTAA